The following coding sequences are from one Treponema parvum window:
- a CDS encoding ATP-binding protein produces the protein MNEYRTRIVDTILQDKLEAKGAVLIEGPKWCGKTTTAVQKSASVLRMDNPTEKEQYLNLAKLNPLRLLKGEVPRLIDEWQLAPSLWDTIRYEVDRRAKMGQFILTGSAVPPDTKEITHSGTGRFSWLLMRPMSLFESGESSGEVSLKELFNGNLDVDGENHNNIEKLAFLICRGGWPGAIDLYEKPALQQAFDYYDGVVKYDINRADGSTKNEERVKRIMRSFARNQGSRIATTVVANDILANDASSVNEDTVHTYIEALKKIFVIEDMTAWNPNLRSKSAIRTSDTRYYVDPSIAVASLGIGPEDLLNDLNTYGLFFETLCVRDLRVFAESLDGSVYHYRDNTGLECDAVIHLRNGKYGLIEIKLGGDNLIEEGAENLKKLGSKIDTSKMKEPSFLMVLTGIGRYAYKREDGVLVVPIGCLKN, from the coding sequence ATGAATGAATATAGAACTCGTATTGTTGATACAATCTTACAAGATAAACTCGAAGCAAAAGGAGCTGTTCTCATAGAAGGCCCTAAATGGTGCGGTAAAACAACAACTGCTGTACAGAAATCTGCAAGTGTTTTGCGCATGGACAATCCTACAGAAAAAGAGCAGTATCTAAACCTTGCAAAATTAAATCCGCTGAGACTCTTAAAGGGGGAAGTTCCCCGCCTTATTGATGAATGGCAGCTAGCTCCTTCTCTCTGGGATACAATAAGATATGAAGTAGACCGGCGTGCTAAAATGGGACAGTTCATTCTTACAGGCTCGGCGGTTCCTCCGGATACTAAAGAAATCACTCATTCCGGTACAGGCCGATTTTCATGGCTTTTGATGAGGCCAATGTCTTTGTTTGAATCAGGAGAATCATCGGGTGAAGTCAGCTTAAAAGAACTGTTTAATGGTAATCTTGATGTAGATGGAGAGAATCATAATAATATAGAGAAACTCGCTTTCTTAATTTGCCGTGGCGGATGGCCTGGAGCAATTGATTTGTATGAAAAACCGGCTTTACAGCAGGCATTTGATTATTATGACGGAGTTGTAAAATATGATATAAATCGGGCTGATGGAAGCACAAAAAATGAAGAGCGCGTAAAGCGGATAATGCGTTCGTTTGCACGTAATCAAGGCAGCCGGATTGCAACAACAGTAGTTGCAAATGACATTCTGGCAAACGATGCTTCCAGCGTAAATGAAGATACTGTTCACACCTATATAGAAGCCTTAAAAAAAATCTTTGTGATTGAAGATATGACAGCATGGAATCCTAATCTACGCTCAAAATCTGCAATCCGAACATCTGATACTCGTTACTATGTTGACCCTTCAATTGCCGTTGCAAGTCTCGGAATCGGACCTGAAGATTTGCTGAATGATTTGAACACCTACGGGCTTTTCTTTGAAACTCTTTGTGTCCGTGATTTGCGTGTATTTGCAGAAAGCCTTGACGGTTCAGTTTATCATTATCGCGATAACACAGGTTTGGAATGTGATGCAGTTATTCATCTGAGAAATGGTAAATATGGTTTAATTGAAATAAAGCTCGGTGGCGATAATCTGATAGAAGAAGGTGCAGAAAATTTGAAAAAGCTAGGCTCCAAAATTGATACTTCCAAGATGAAAGAGCCTTCGTTCTTAATGGTTTTAACCGGAATTGGCCGGTATGCGTACAAAAGAGAAGATGGAGTTCTGGTTGTTCCGATTGGTTGTTTGAAAAATTAA
- a CDS encoding LemA family protein: protein MKKGTKLLLIVLAAIAIIGLSFYRFWTGNYNRMVEMDETVTSQWAQVQNQYQRRMDLIPNLVATVKAYASHESEVYENVAKARAAAGGTVNIDSNVLDDPESFKKYQQIQNNLSSSLQRLLMITENYPALKADSNFLALQDQLEGTENRISTERKRFNDAAQQYNTFIRQFPRVIIANMSGFRAKQYFTASDAAQTAPQVSF, encoded by the coding sequence ATGAAAAAAGGAACAAAGCTGCTTCTTATCGTATTGGCAGCGATAGCGATAATCGGCTTAAGTTTTTACAGATTTTGGACGGGCAATTACAACCGTATGGTAGAAATGGATGAAACCGTCACAAGCCAATGGGCGCAGGTTCAAAACCAATATCAGCGGCGCATGGATCTTATTCCCAACCTCGTGGCGACGGTAAAAGCTTATGCCTCCCACGAAAGCGAAGTATATGAAAATGTTGCAAAAGCGCGCGCCGCGGCGGGCGGAACGGTAAACATAGACAGTAACGTTTTGGACGATCCTGAAAGTTTTAAAAAATATCAGCAAATTCAAAACAATTTAAGTTCAAGTTTGCAGCGGCTTTTGATGATAACTGAAAACTATCCGGCTCTTAAAGCCGACTCCAATTTTTTGGCGCTTCAGGATCAGCTGGAAGGAACCGAAAATCGTATTTCAACGGAGCGAAAGCGTTTTAACGACGCCGCCCAGCAATACAATACGTTCATCCGGCAATTTCCGCGCGTTATCATAGCGAATATGTCGGGCTTTAGGGCAAAACAGTATTTTACGGCATCGGACGCGGCGCAGACGGCTCCGCAGGTTAGTTTTTAA
- a CDS encoding TPM domain-containing protein, translated as MNSIKTDKMLKDLGLNERAFAVIKSSVQKIESATSGEIALALTAESSSYAFWELFAAVIASAVFFALLLPFAKNILQFSARFFWVVPAWYMPFVYGCGILSAIIAVFFLANIRAIDRLIVPKSVFRQSVYERALRYFSESGVYKTSDRSGVLIFASYLEKHVFILADTGIAQKIEQAVWDKIAAKLASDLGKGSGEKAFLCALEECGVLLAKHFPKKNEGCSELPDGLAVL; from the coding sequence ATGAATTCGATAAAAACCGACAAAATGTTAAAGGATCTCGGATTGAACGAAAGAGCTTTTGCAGTTATAAAAAGCTCCGTTCAAAAGATCGAAAGCGCAACGAGCGGTGAAATAGCTTTGGCTCTGACGGCGGAAAGCTCTTCCTATGCGTTTTGGGAACTTTTTGCAGCCGTAATAGCTTCGGCGGTATTTTTTGCGCTCCTTTTACCCTTTGCAAAAAATATCCTGCAGTTTTCCGCACGGTTTTTTTGGGTAGTTCCCGCATGGTACATGCCCTTTGTATATGGATGCGGAATTTTATCGGCGATCATCGCGGTTTTTTTTCTTGCAAATATCAGAGCGATCGACCGCCTGATAGTGCCCAAAAGCGTCTTTAGGCAAAGCGTATATGAAAGAGCATTGCGCTATTTTTCCGAAAGCGGCGTATACAAGACAAGCGACAGATCGGGAGTGCTGATCTTTGCCTCTTACCTTGAAAAACACGTCTTTATTTTGGCCGACACGGGAATTGCGCAAAAAATAGAACAGGCGGTATGGGATAAAATAGCGGCAAAACTCGCTTCGGATTTGGGAAAGGGATCGGGCGAAAAGGCCTTTCTCTGCGCTCTGGAAGAATGCGGCGTTCTTTTGGCAAAGCACTTTCCTAAAAAAAATGAAGGCTGCTCCGAATTGCCGGATGGCTTAGCGGTTTTGTGA
- a CDS encoding TPM domain-containing protein has protein sequence MNYRQKLNMIILTLFIFTSVHAKENSIPKMEGAVTDTANILTATAKEKMSSYLNNVNEKTGIQVALLTVKSLNGEEIESFSMRVAENWKLGQKEKDNGVLMLLALNEHKVRIEVGYGLEGVLTDAYCGLIIRQVMIPYFRQDAYAKGLEQGLRAVVQKAAGQDIQENEDSLNPLITGTEEKDGLPLPVFAFLVIYFLIFIMGIASKFKTSSNPQGTFGSSASRTGYGGLGRSVFLGGLGGFGGSTGFGGSRHSSGGGFSGGGGSFGGGGASGSW, from the coding sequence ATGAACTACAGGCAAAAACTGAATATGATAATTTTAACTTTATTCATATTTACAAGCGTACATGCAAAAGAAAATTCTATACCTAAAATGGAAGGAGCCGTAACAGATACCGCAAATATATTGACCGCAACGGCAAAGGAAAAGATGTCATCTTACCTCAACAATGTAAACGAAAAAACGGGAATACAAGTCGCTCTTTTAACCGTCAAATCCCTAAACGGAGAAGAAATAGAATCTTTCAGCATGCGCGTGGCGGAGAACTGGAAACTCGGACAAAAAGAAAAAGACAACGGCGTTCTCATGTTACTTGCGCTGAACGAACACAAGGTGCGCATAGAAGTTGGCTACGGGCTTGAAGGAGTTCTTACGGACGCATACTGCGGTCTTATAATAAGGCAGGTTATGATTCCGTACTTTAGACAGGATGCGTACGCAAAAGGACTCGAACAAGGGCTTCGCGCCGTAGTACAAAAAGCGGCGGGGCAAGATATTCAAGAAAATGAAGATTCTCTTAATCCCCTTATAACCGGGACCGAAGAAAAAGACGGCCTTCCGCTGCCGGTTTTCGCTTTTTTGGTAATATACTTTTTAATATTCATAATGGGAATAGCTTCCAAATTTAAGACAAGTTCAAATCCGCAAGGAACATTTGGTTCATCCGCCTCGAGAACTGGATACGGGGGATTAGGCAGAAGCGTTTTTTTAGGAGGTCTCGGAGGGTTCGGAGGTTCGACAGGATTTGGCGGCTCGAGACATAGTTCGGGAGGCGGTTTTAGCGGCGGCGGCGGAAGTTTCGGCGGAGGAGGAGCCAGCGGCAGCTGGTAA
- the add gene encoding adenosine deaminase, protein MKKIPKAEIHLHIEAVAKLHSIEKLYEKRFGKKITDAERDSFFSYTDLNGFIQAFLKVQDLFLSVDDFNLVFEDFAEYLSEDNIVYCEAFFAPSAFIKKGFNYKDMIDVFTKNIVKIKREKNITIKLLLDVSRTFGCENAMRNYSLLKQFPCEHILGIGLGGAEQKGPAREFEPVFTQAHKDGFHAVAHAGEDVGPESVWDSINLLHAERIGHGITSVEDPKLVDYLKDTQLPLEICPTSNVFTKKVVKKIEDHPIRQLYDKNVLVTVNTDDPVFFKVGLIDEYWNLYSKLNFTMGEIEQLIINGFNSTFLSDAEKKSYIKNVKAAWKKASAE, encoded by the coding sequence ATGAAAAAAATACCGAAGGCGGAAATTCATCTTCATATTGAAGCCGTAGCCAAACTTCATTCCATAGAAAAACTTTATGAAAAACGATTTGGAAAAAAAATAACGGATGCCGAACGGGACTCTTTTTTTTCATATACGGATCTTAACGGTTTTATTCAGGCCTTTTTAAAAGTTCAGGATCTGTTTTTGTCCGTCGACGATTTTAATTTGGTTTTTGAAGATTTTGCCGAATACTTGTCTGAAGATAATATCGTTTATTGCGAAGCCTTCTTTGCTCCTTCAGCCTTTATAAAAAAAGGTTTTAACTACAAGGACATGATCGACGTCTTTACCAAAAATATAGTAAAGATAAAGCGGGAAAAAAACATAACGATAAAGCTTCTTCTCGACGTGTCGAGAACGTTCGGCTGTGAAAACGCAATGCGGAATTACAGTCTTTTAAAGCAATTTCCCTGCGAACATATCTTAGGCATAGGGCTCGGCGGAGCCGAACAAAAAGGACCTGCGCGAGAGTTTGAACCTGTTTTTACACAGGCGCATAAGGACGGTTTTCACGCTGTGGCTCACGCGGGAGAAGACGTAGGGCCGGAATCCGTGTGGGATTCAATAAATCTTTTGCATGCCGAAAGAATAGGGCACGGAATTACGTCCGTAGAGGATCCTAAGCTTGTAGATTATTTAAAAGACACGCAGCTTCCGCTTGAAATTTGCCCCACAAGCAATGTGTTTACAAAAAAAGTGGTTAAAAAGATTGAAGATCATCCTATAAGGCAGCTTTACGATAAAAATGTTCTTGTAACCGTGAATACGGACGATCCGGTGTTTTTTAAAGTCGGCCTTATAGACGAATACTGGAATCTTTACAGCAAGTTGAATTTTACTATGGGTGAAATCGAACAGCTTATCATAAACGGTTTTAATTCAACCTTCCTATCTGATGCCGAAAAAAAATCATACATTAAAAACGTAAAAGCCGCGTGGAAAAAAGCATCCGCCGAATAA
- the pepF gene encoding oligoendopeptidase F — MANNSIPERKDVPDSNKWDLITLFKTDEDWEKALSQIVPAAEKLSKFKGKLSLSSGNFLSALKLSEDLWKNAELVGNYAGLQHTADESDSAATDRVGRYSMAYSKASAKLSFFDAEILSIPDEKIRVWTALPEFADYKVYLEKLLYLKPYVLSEKEERIMALQSEAAEAPQKTFSVLSNVDLSFGDIEINGKKEPLTQGTWSRFMDSNDRSVRENAYKKFYGVFEQHQHTLAELYAGSVNQDVFEMRARGYKSSLEKALYKDKVPTSVYHNLIETVHKNLPALHRFYALRKKVLKLDELRHYDVYAPLVKTVDVKISYDEAVDICKNALSVLGGEYTDILCGGLKNGWVDRYENKGKRSGAFSSGAYTGYPYILMNYKDTVIRDVFTLAHEGGHSMHSWYSAHNNPFMQYNYTIFEAEVASTFNEELVFRYLFKNAKDDEMKTYLSAMRACDITATLYRQTMFAEYELKAHELVENGTPLSAEVLRKTYRALLEQYFGPEMCFEPNSDMEGLRIPHFYSAFYVYKYATGISAALALADRVLNGGEKEKDDYFKFLKAGGTYYPIETLKVAGVDMSSAAPVQAALDVFTQLIAQLENMLKI; from the coding sequence ATGGCGAATAACAGTATACCGGAAAGAAAAGATGTTCCGGATAGCAATAAATGGGATCTGATAACCTTATTTAAAACGGACGAAGATTGGGAAAAGGCTCTTTCGCAGATAGTTCCTGCGGCCGAAAAGCTTTCAAAATTTAAAGGAAAACTTTCGCTTTCAAGCGGAAATTTCCTTTCCGCTCTAAAGCTAAGCGAAGATCTTTGGAAAAACGCGGAACTCGTCGGAAATTATGCGGGGCTTCAGCACACGGCCGACGAGAGCGACAGCGCTGCAACCGACCGCGTAGGGCGCTATTCCATGGCGTATTCAAAAGCTTCCGCAAAGCTCAGTTTTTTTGATGCGGAAATTCTTTCAATACCGGATGAAAAAATCCGCGTGTGGACGGCGCTTCCCGAATTTGCGGATTATAAGGTATATCTTGAAAAACTTTTGTATCTAAAGCCCTATGTCCTTTCCGAAAAAGAAGAGCGCATCATGGCGCTGCAATCGGAAGCGGCGGAGGCTCCTCAAAAAACTTTCAGCGTGCTTAGCAACGTGGATCTTTCTTTCGGCGACATTGAAATAAACGGCAAAAAAGAACCTCTTACACAGGGAACCTGGAGCCGGTTTATGGACAGCAACGACAGATCAGTCCGCGAAAATGCCTACAAAAAGTTTTACGGCGTATTTGAACAGCATCAGCATACCTTAGCCGAATTGTATGCGGGATCCGTCAATCAGGACGTATTTGAAATGCGCGCTCGCGGTTACAAATCGAGCTTAGAAAAGGCCTTGTACAAGGATAAGGTTCCGACGAGCGTCTATCACAATCTCATAGAAACCGTTCATAAAAACCTTCCCGCGCTGCACAGGTTTTACGCGCTTCGCAAAAAAGTTCTTAAACTTGACGAACTTCGCCACTATGACGTGTACGCTCCTCTTGTAAAAACGGTGGACGTTAAAATTTCATATGACGAGGCCGTCGATATTTGTAAAAATGCTCTTTCCGTTTTGGGCGGCGAGTACACCGATATTCTCTGCGGCGGGCTTAAAAACGGCTGGGTAGACCGTTATGAAAACAAGGGAAAAAGAAGCGGCGCGTTTTCGTCGGGAGCTTACACGGGTTATCCTTACATTCTTATGAATTATAAGGATACTGTCATACGCGACGTCTTTACACTGGCGCACGAAGGCGGACACTCAATGCATTCTTGGTATTCCGCGCACAACAACCCTTTTATGCAGTATAATTATACGATCTTTGAAGCGGAAGTTGCGTCTACGTTTAACGAAGAGCTCGTGTTCAGGTATCTTTTTAAAAACGCAAAAGACGACGAAATGAAAACCTACCTTTCGGCTATGAGGGCGTGCGACATTACGGCAACTCTTTACCGGCAGACTATGTTCGCAGAGTACGAACTTAAAGCGCACGAACTTGTGGAAAACGGAACACCGCTTTCCGCAGAAGTTCTTAGAAAAACTTACCGAGCTCTATTGGAACAGTATTTCGGTCCTGAAATGTGTTTTGAGCCCAACAGCGACATGGAAGGGCTTAGAATACCGCATTTTTATTCCGCATTTTATGTGTATAAATACGCTACGGGAATATCGGCTGCGCTTGCTCTTGCGGACAGGGTGTTGAACGGCGGAGAAAAAGAAAAAGACGATTATTTCAAATTTTTAAAGGCGGGCGGAACTTATTATCCGATAGAAACTCTAAAAGTCGCAGGGGTGGATATGTCGAGTGCCGCTCCGGTGCAAGCCGCGCTTGACGTGTTTACGCAATTAATTGCGCAGCTTGAAAATATGCTCAAGATTTAG
- a CDS encoding SH3 domain-containing protein, protein MKFRIYRLSVIVFLAVMFFLSSCSNITGYSVLLWGIPEHRLQDGDIVPVYIKSNISQVYVIGLPDGSKKAEVALWKITEPQSKRKASKTAQKYAEFKHQYAHVKLDGLPIRNEPVNTAKQVYRLRKNETVKLLYKGKGQTVMVGNVPLEGDWLRVLTQDGTSGWCFSYNLQQYETDALGNITGGQIQEIQEEDTVLKDMLSKRWYPDSYTAMIRSQNIDIAKMNSSYGFDTGAGSGTVTLNMPGISESWPYNGVTKTPEDVYQYNDIPIEITVRNENFIVVRYTDESGKPQDFNMVTVEENIDELVSAEIKRRSDEIERLCANGGRFRSSNYGHLTFNEGGSFTWRGYNLLVPSLIVRNAGNEGIVSIKYFISNPLKASYDGILTFKFDRMNKELNFLYKLEENGIRLTDAGGAVFKGLSVQNPGASPLVLFFAGQ, encoded by the coding sequence ATGAAATTCCGTATCTATCGTTTATCTGTCATCGTTTTTTTAGCCGTAATGTTTTTTTTAAGTTCATGTTCAAATATCACCGGCTATTCCGTGCTCTTATGGGGAATCCCTGAACACCGCCTTCAAGACGGCGACATAGTCCCCGTCTATATAAAATCGAATATTTCACAAGTTTACGTCATAGGCTTACCGGACGGCAGTAAAAAAGCTGAAGTGGCTCTGTGGAAAATCACGGAACCCCAGTCAAAAAGAAAGGCGTCGAAAACTGCGCAAAAATACGCGGAATTCAAACATCAATACGCGCATGTAAAACTTGACGGGCTCCCGATCAGAAACGAACCGGTGAATACCGCAAAGCAGGTGTACAGGCTGCGGAAAAACGAAACCGTAAAACTTCTGTATAAAGGCAAGGGACAGACCGTAATGGTAGGGAATGTTCCGCTTGAAGGCGATTGGCTTCGCGTTCTCACCCAGGACGGAACTTCCGGCTGGTGTTTTTCTTACAACCTTCAGCAGTATGAAACCGACGCTTTGGGTAACATAACAGGCGGACAAATTCAAGAAATACAGGAAGAAGATACCGTGCTTAAAGATATGCTCTCAAAACGCTGGTATCCGGATTCCTACACGGCGATGATCCGCTCGCAAAACATCGACATAGCAAAAATGAATTCGTCTTACGGCTTCGATACGGGCGCAGGATCCGGAACGGTAACGCTTAATATGCCGGGCATTTCGGAGAGCTGGCCGTATAACGGCGTAACAAAAACGCCCGAAGACGTCTATCAATACAATGATATTCCCATAGAGATAACCGTGCGTAACGAAAATTTCATAGTAGTGCGGTACACCGATGAAAGCGGAAAACCCCAGGACTTTAACATGGTAACGGTGGAAGAAAACATAGACGAGCTTGTTTCCGCAGAGATAAAGCGCAGAAGCGACGAGATAGAAAGGCTATGCGCGAACGGCGGACGCTTCAGAAGCTCGAATTACGGACATCTTACCTTCAACGAAGGCGGAAGCTTTACTTGGCGGGGATACAATCTTTTGGTTCCGTCTTTGATAGTCCGCAATGCGGGAAATGAGGGCATCGTGTCCATAAAATATTTTATTTCCAATCCACTTAAAGCCTCCTACGATGGAATTCTTACGTTCAAATTTGACAGGATGAATAAAGAGCTCAATTTTTTATATAAACTTGAAGAAAACGGAATACGGCTTACGGACGCCGGAGGGGCGGTTTTTAAAGGCCTCTCCGTACAAAATCCGGGAGCAAGCCCTCTCGTGCTTTTCTTTGCGGGGCAATGA
- a CDS encoding ABC-F family ATP-binding cassette domain-containing protein produces the protein MAFVQFSQVSLAFGGRDILKNVSINLQTGSKAALTGANGAGKSTLIKVMAGLTAPDSGKRSLQKDTRIAYLPQSGLTHHGCTLMEEADKAFDFGYKIQEEIENIGENLARNDKNTKNLLERHAFLMNELESSGWHMRSATAESVLLGLGFTKEDMHKKTEEFSGGWQMRIALAKVLMQNPDILLLDEPTNYLDLEARSWLERFLQNYKGGFLLVSHDRYFLDVTINEVYELFGGNLKRYPGNFSHYEKVREVELQTLIAQYEQQQEEIQHLEDYIRRFGAKATKASQAQDRQKRLDKIIRIEIPESLKKIHFTFPKAPHAGKIVLRMNGISKTYDGKVNVLNNLDLVLENGERLVVAGYNGAGKTTLLRIISGEDKDFKGEIIPGAGVKIGYFSQDIAETIKGGESVMDFMEKESPLELIPKLRGMLGAFLFRGDDVFKSLDVLSGGEKSRLALLRLLLHPVNLLVLDEPTNHLDMHSKDVLLQALKDFGGTVVFVSHDRGFIEGLATRVLELKPGRSRNFPGDYHYYLERLEAENREAATDASNASASRAAKGASAATGAQGAKTPAASSAAELPASYEEQKALRSQKRKKENKVNNIEALILQNEDKKKQLENEMAKPEIYSNGEKCKSIQTKISEIDNLLDDLNFQWEKAMEDLEKYR, from the coding sequence ATGGCCTTTGTTCAGTTTTCTCAAGTTTCACTGGCTTTCGGCGGCCGCGACATATTAAAAAACGTTTCGATAAACCTGCAGACAGGTTCGAAGGCGGCCTTAACTGGGGCAAACGGAGCCGGAAAATCGACTCTCATAAAGGTAATGGCAGGGCTCACAGCTCCGGACAGCGGCAAACGCTCGCTGCAAAAGGACACAAGGATCGCCTATCTTCCACAGTCTGGGCTTACACATCACGGCTGCACGCTAATGGAAGAAGCCGACAAAGCCTTTGACTTCGGATACAAGATACAAGAGGAAATTGAAAACATAGGCGAAAATCTTGCCCGAAACGACAAAAACACAAAAAATCTTCTTGAGAGGCATGCGTTTTTGATGAACGAACTTGAAAGCTCCGGGTGGCACATGAGAAGTGCGACGGCAGAGTCCGTATTGTTGGGACTGGGCTTTACAAAAGAAGATATGCATAAAAAAACCGAAGAATTTTCCGGCGGATGGCAGATGCGCATAGCTCTTGCCAAGGTTCTTATGCAAAATCCCGATATCCTGCTTTTGGACGAACCAACGAACTATCTGGATCTTGAAGCCCGCAGCTGGCTTGAGCGCTTTTTGCAAAACTACAAGGGCGGATTCCTTTTAGTGAGTCACGACCGCTATTTTTTGGACGTTACCATCAACGAAGTTTACGAGCTTTTCGGGGGAAATTTAAAACGCTATCCCGGAAATTTTTCTCACTATGAAAAAGTTCGTGAAGTAGAACTTCAAACCCTTATTGCCCAATACGAGCAACAGCAGGAAGAGATTCAACATCTTGAAGATTACATACGACGTTTCGGCGCAAAGGCTACGAAGGCTTCTCAGGCGCAAGACAGACAAAAGCGGCTGGACAAAATAATACGCATAGAAATTCCCGAATCGCTTAAAAAAATACATTTTACGTTTCCTAAAGCGCCCCATGCCGGAAAAATAGTGCTCAGGATGAACGGAATCTCTAAAACCTATGACGGAAAGGTCAATGTTCTTAACAACCTTGATCTGGTTTTGGAAAACGGGGAGCGGCTTGTTGTAGCAGGTTACAACGGAGCCGGAAAAACGACGCTGCTGCGTATCATTTCAGGAGAGGACAAAGATTTTAAAGGTGAAATAATACCGGGAGCCGGAGTAAAAATAGGGTATTTTTCTCAGGACATCGCAGAGACGATCAAAGGCGGCGAGTCCGTAATGGATTTTATGGAAAAAGAATCGCCGCTTGAGCTTATTCCCAAACTGCGCGGCATGCTCGGAGCATTTTTATTCCGCGGGGACGACGTGTTTAAAAGCCTTGACGTGCTATCAGGGGGCGAAAAAAGCCGCCTTGCCCTGCTCCGTCTTCTTTTGCATCCGGTAAACCTGCTGGTCCTCGACGAGCCGACAAACCACTTGGATATGCATTCAAAAGACGTGCTTTTACAAGCTTTAAAAGACTTCGGCGGGACGGTAGTATTCGTAAGCCACGACAGAGGGTTTATAGAAGGCCTTGCCACCCGTGTGCTTGAGCTCAAGCCCGGACGCTCAAGAAATTTTCCCGGCGATTATCATTATTATCTTGAGCGGCTGGAAGCGGAAAACCGTGAGGCGGCGACTGACGCATCCAATGCGTCGGCGTCAAGAGCCGCAAAAGGCGCGTCGGCCGCAACAGGGGCACAGGGCGCGAAGACTCCGGCTGCATCAAGTGCGGCGGAATTGCCGGCTTCTTATGAAGAGCAAAAAGCTCTCCGCTCTCAAAAACGCAAAAAAGAAAACAAAGTCAACAATATTGAAGCCTTGATTCTTCAAAACGAAGATAAAAAAAAACAGCTTGAAAATGAAATGGCGAAGCCTGAAATTTACAGCAACGGCGAAAAATGCAAGTCGATTCAAACTAAAATAAGCGAAATCGACAATCTGCTTGACGACCTGAATTTTCAGTGGGAAAAGGCGATGGAGGATTTGGAAAAATATCGATAA
- the galE gene encoding UDP-glucose 4-epimerase GalE — protein sequence MKVLVIGGAGYIGSHVVKELMKNGHKICVFDNLSTGLIRNLFPKNDFIAGDIMVEEHVNSAFSQGFDAFIHLAAYKAAGESMIVPEKYSSHNISGTINILNGALAHNCANMVFSSSAAVFGEPKYLPIDEKHPTEPENYYGYTKLAIEQILGWYARLKGLNFAALRYFNAAGYDPEGVLCGLEQNPANLLPVIMEVACGMRKELKIFGNDYETRDGTCIRDYVHVTDLAAAHVKALDYIVKKNESITVGLGSEKGITVLEMLEAARRITGKLIPAEYAPRRKGDPAALVASSSFAREKLGWKALHSDIETLVSSTWKAYLKNA from the coding sequence ATGAAAGTATTGGTTATAGGCGGTGCGGGATATATAGGCAGCCATGTCGTAAAAGAGCTCATGAAAAACGGACACAAGATTTGTGTCTTTGACAATCTTTCGACGGGGCTTATCCGAAATCTTTTTCCGAAAAACGACTTTATAGCCGGTGACATAATGGTTGAAGAGCACGTAAACTCCGCGTTTTCGCAAGGCTTCGATGCGTTTATTCATCTGGCGGCTTATAAGGCTGCAGGAGAATCTATGATCGTTCCGGAAAAATATTCATCTCACAACATAAGCGGAACGATCAATATTCTTAACGGCGCATTGGCTCACAACTGCGCGAACATGGTGTTTTCGTCGTCCGCGGCGGTGTTCGGAGAACCCAAATATTTGCCGATCGATGAAAAACATCCTACGGAACCTGAAAACTATTACGGATACACGAAACTCGCCATAGAACAGATATTGGGATGGTACGCAAGATTAAAAGGGCTCAACTTTGCGGCATTGAGATACTTTAACGCCGCAGGCTACGACCCCGAAGGCGTCTTATGCGGTCTTGAACAGAATCCCGCCAATTTGCTGCCGGTAATAATGGAAGTTGCCTGCGGCATGCGCAAAGAACTGAAAATTTTCGGCAACGACTATGAAACGCGCGACGGCACCTGCATAAGGGATTACGTTCACGTGACGGATCTTGCCGCCGCTCATGTAAAAGCGCTCGATTACATCGTTAAGAAAAACGAAAGCATAACCGTGGGGCTGGGCAGCGAAAAAGGAATAACCGTGCTTGAAATGCTCGAAGCCGCCCGCAGGATCACAGGCAAACTGATTCCCGCAGAATATGCGCCGCGGCGAAAAGGAGATCCGGCTGCCCTTGTGGCTTCTTCTTCGTTTGCCCGCGAAAAACTCGGCTGGAAAGCCTTGCATTCCGACATAGAAACCCTTGTAAGCTCAACGTGGAAAGCTTACTTAAAAAACGCTTAA